A single window of Nicotiana tomentosiformis chromosome 1, ASM39032v3, whole genome shotgun sequence DNA harbors:
- the LOC104099671 gene encoding uncharacterized protein — MEIDSAEYQLRCQLTGHEDDVRGICICDNVGFATSSRDRTIRFWSPDESNHRNYTTSKILLGHTSFVGPLAWVSPGEEFPEGGLVSGGMDTLILMWNLATGEKIQTLKGHKLQVTGVALDGSDVVSTSVDCTLRRWRKGEEVEVLEAHKAAIQAIIKLPSGELVTGSSDTTLKLWKGAACIHTFSGHTDTVRGLAAVPGLGILSASHDGSIRLWELSGQVLLEMVGHTSIVYSVDAHASGLIVSGSEDRFAKIWKDGVCVQSLEHPGCVWDAKFLDNGDIVTACSDGVVRIWTAHQDKIADQLELESYAAQLSQYKLSRKKVGGLKLEELPGLEALQTPGTSDGQTKVVREGDNGVAYAWNMMEQKWDKIGEVVDGPDDGMTRPLHDGIQYDYVFDVDIGDGEPVRKLPYNRSDNPYDVADKWLVKENLPLSFREQIVEFILQNTGQRQFTPDPSFRDPYTGNSAYTPGQPSKSVATAAKPAFKHIPKKGMLVFDAAQFDGILKKISEFNSTLLSGSEQKHMALTEAHMSRLASILNVLKDTSHYHSTKLSDDDVAVVLKLLKTWPLTMLFPVIDILRMIMLHADGAAVLFKHVKNPNDVLMELIKKVTTSPPFPANLLTSVRASTNLFKNGSYHDWLLKHRGEVLDAFSTCYLSSNKNVQLAYSTLILNYAVLLIENKDEEGQSQVLSAALEIAEEESVEADAKFRALVAIGSLMLEGVVKRIAMDFDVANIAKAAKASKDTKIAEVGADIELITKQS, encoded by the exons ATGGAGATCGACTCTGCCGAGTATCAGTTAAGGTGTCAGCTTACAGGTCACGAAGACGAC GTTCGGGGGATATGCATATGTGACAATGTTGGTTTTGCGACATCATCTAGAGACAGAACCATTAGGTTTTGGTCTCCAGATGAATCAAACCACCGCAATTATACTACGTCAAAGATATTGCTAGGGCATACAAGTTTCGTTGGGCCACTGGCTTGGGTTTCTCCCGGGGAGGAGTTTCCTGAGGGCGGACTTGTTTCTGGTGGCATGGACACTCTTATCTTGATGTGGAATTTGGCTACTGGAGAGAAAATTCAGACACTTAAGGGTCATAAGTTGCAAGTTACAGGTGTTGCTTTGGATGGCTCAGACGTTGTATCAACATCTGTTGATTG TACATTAAGAAGATGGAGGAAAGGCGAAGAGGTTGAAGTTTTGGAAGCTCATAAAGCAGCTATCCAAGCAATTATTAAACTGCCCTCAGGCGAGCTTGTTACAG GCTCAAGTGACACAACGCTGAAGCTTTGGAAGGGAGCAGCATGTATACACACTTTTTCTGGGCATACAG ATACTGTTCGAGGCCTTGCTGCAGTTCCTGGTCTAGGAATTCTTTCTGCATCCCATGATGG TTCCATCAGGCTGTGGGAACTTAGTGGTCAAGTTCTGCTAGAGATGGTTGGTCACACTTCTATTGTCTATTCTGTTGATGCTCATGCCTCCGGGCTTATTGTCAGTGGTAGTGAGGATCGTTTTGCAAAGATCTGGAAAG ATGGAGTTTGTGTCCAAAGCCTAGAGCATCCTGGTTGTGTTTGGGATGCCAAATTCTTAGACAACGGAGACATTGTTACTGCATGCTCTGACGGTGTTGTGCGCATTTGGACAGCCCATCAGGATAAGATTGCTGACCAGCTTGAACTAGAGTCATATGCTGCCCAACTCTCACAGTACAAGCTCAGTAG GAAAAAAGTTGGAGGGTTGAAATTGGAAGAGCTTCCTGGGCTAGAGGCCTTACAGACCCCAG GTACTAGTGATGGCCAGACTAAAGTTGTCCGTGAAGGGGACAATGGAGTGGCATATGCATGGAATATGATGGAACAGAAGTGGGATAAG ATTGGTGAAGTGGTCGATGGACCGGATGATGGCATGACACGTCCTCTTCATGATGGAATCCAATATGATTATG TGTTTGATGTTGATATTGGAGACGGTGAACCTGTTCGCAAATTGCCCTACAATCGCTCAG ATAATCCATATGACGTTGCTGACAAGTGGCTAGTCAAAGAGAATCTGCCTCTTTCATTCCGTGAACAAATTGTAGAGTTCATTCTTCAAAATACTGGTCAGAGACAGTTTACTCCAGATCCATCATTCCGTGATCCCTACACTGGCA ATAGCGCTTATACACCTGGTCAACCTTCGAAGTCAGTTG CTACTGCAGCAAAACCTGCTTTCAAGCATATTCCCAAG aaagGAATGCTCGTCTTTGATGCAGCACAATTTGATGGTATCCTCAAGAAAATTTCAGAGTTCAATAGTACTTTACTGTCTGGCTCG GAGCAAAAACATATGGCGTTGACTGAGGCTCATATGTCCAGACTGGCTTCTATCCTTAATGTTTTGAAGGACACATCACACTATCATAGCACTAAACTTTCAGATGATGATGTTGCAGTGGTGCTGAAGTTGCTAAAAACTTGGCCGTTGACGATGTTATTTCCAG TAATTGATATTTTGAGGATGATTATGCTGCACGCTGATGGTGCTGCTGTACTTTTCAAGCATGTCAAAAATCCCAATG ATGTACTTATGGAGTTGATCAAGAAGGTCACTACCAGTCCTCCATTTCCTGCAAATCTTCTGACAAGTGTTCGGGCTTCGACTAACCTCTTCAAGAATGGATCCTATCATGATTGGTTGTTAAAGCATCGTGGGGAG GTTCTGGATGCCTTTTCCACTTGTTACTTATCTTCCAATAAGAATGTGCAGTTAGCTTATTCGACATTGATACTCAA CTATGCTGTTCTATTGATTGAAAATAAGGATGAGGAGGGGCAGTCTCAAGTTCTTTCGGCTGCGCTTGAG ATTGCAGAAGAGGAAAGTGTTGAAGCCGATGCAAAATTTCGGGCTTTAGTTGCCATAGGATCACTG ATGCTTGAGGGTGTCGTAAAAAGAATTGCAATGGACTTTGACGTTGCAAATATTGCAAAAGCAGCAAAGGCATCTAAAGACACAAAGATTGCTGAAGTTGGAGCAGACATTGAGCTCATAACAAAGCAGAGTTGA